TTCAAAATATTAATAAAATCTTATATTTAATTCATTTATCAATGAAAATGTGATAAAATACTTTCGTATAGTGGAACTGGTAAATACAGGAGGTAGAATCATATGAATTTAATTACAAATAGACATGAAACTATGTACACCAGGCTTCAAAAAAATATTGAAAATGCTAAAGAAATTTTTATAAATGTTTCATTTCTCCGTGATTCTGGAATGAAATTTTTAATTAAAGATCTCATTAAAGCTAAAAACTTAGGAAAAAAAATTAAAATTATTACAAGTGACTATATGAAAGTTACTGAGCCCACGGCTCTTTATAGATTAGTTAATAACAATATTACTGAAACTAGAATTTTTAATAATAAAAATAATATCTCTTTTCATCCAAAAACTTATATTTTTAAAAATGATGAAAATGTTGAAATTTTGATTGGTTCTTCTAATATTTCTTACTCAGCACTCTTAAAAGGAGTTGAGTGGAATTATAATATTTCTGGAACTATTAAGAATGTAGAGATTCAAAATATTCTAAATGAATTTGATTATCTTTACGAGGAAAACTCTTTTGAGCTATCTTTAGACTGGCTTAGAAAATATGAAAAAAACTATAAAGTTGATAAAAGTGTAAAAGTTTTTGATAATGTTCTTCCAGAGACTTCTTTAGTAGAACTGGAACCTATTAAATTTCAAATTCCCGCACTTTATGAGCTTTCCAAAACTAGAGAAGAGGGATATAAAAAAGCTCTAGTTGTTGTTGGAACTGGCCTTGGAAAAACATATTTAGCAGCCTTTGATTCTCTAAATTTCAAAAGAGTTTTATTTATAGTCCACAGGGAAGAAATTTTAAATCAAGCCATGGATTCTTTTAAAAAAGTTCATGGAAATACTAAGACTTATGGATTTTTTAAAGGGGACACAAAGGATACTCAAAGTGCTATGATTTTTGCTTCTGTTAGCACTTTAGGTAAAAAAGAATATCTAAATGAGAAGTATTTTCCAGAAGATTATTTTGATTATATTGTAATTGATGAAGTTCATCATGGAACTGCAAATAATTATCAAAATTTACTTGAATATTTCAAACCTAAATTTTTGCTTGGATTAACTGCAACTCCTGAGCGAAATGACAATGGAGATGTTTATAAAATCTGTGATTACAATATTGCATATGAATGTGATTTTGTGACTGGTATTAACAATGAATGGTTAACTCCTTTTAAATATTATGGGATTTATGATGATGTAAATTATGAAAATATTCCATGGAGAAGTGGGAAATATGATTTAGAATCATTGGAAAATGCTCTTATTGTTGAAGAAAGAGCTAATAAAATTCTAAAGAAATATAAACAA
Above is a window of Cetobacterium ceti DNA encoding:
- a CDS encoding DEAD/DEAH box helicase family protein, giving the protein MNLITNRHETMYTRLQKNIENAKEIFINVSFLRDSGMKFLIKDLIKAKNLGKKIKIITSDYMKVTEPTALYRLVNNNITETRIFNNKNNISFHPKTYIFKNDENVEILIGSSNISYSALLKGVEWNYNISGTIKNVEIQNILNEFDYLYEENSFELSLDWLRKYEKNYKVDKSVKVFDNVLPETSLVELEPIKFQIPALYELSKTREEGYKKALVVVGTGLGKTYLAAFDSLNFKRVLFIVHREEILNQAMDSFKKVHGNTKTYGFFKGDTKDTQSAMIFASVSTLGKKEYLNEKYFPEDYFDYIVIDEVHHGTANNYQNLLEYFKPKFLLGLTATPERNDNGDVYKICDYNIAYECDFVTGINNEWLTPFKYYGIYDDVNYENIPWRSGKYDLESLENALIVEERANKILKKYKQFKNRSTLGFCASVKHCEFMTEFFNKHKIKAKFITGNTSSNERKKIIEELKNQEIEIIFTVDVFNEGVDIPCVNTVLFLRPTESYTIFLQQLGRGLRTHAGKEFLRVLDFVGNYKGAELRLLYLTGKNKKQSTSPLNLENLDLPSGCSVNFDLELLDYFEKANEKKKTLGERLVNAYMNVQQQLENRPSIMDIFTYGEFPVHTYLQTFKTWWDFLDKINSLSENEKLFSENFKDFLKLLEKTSMTKSYKIPLLLSLFENGLKESVSTKEIGEKFMEFYKEFLFKKDLNNKKHADIENWTLKDYTKLALENPVHFIITNKESSKYFTFENDRFILNKSIYEEIKNNKDALQNILDRITYRNKNYFSRKYEL